Proteins encoded together in one Staphylococcus aureus window:
- a CDS encoding glutamate-1-semialdehyde 2,1-aminomutase: MNFSESERLQQLSNEYILGGVNSPSRSYKAVGGGAPVVMKEGHGAYLYDVDGNKFIDYLQAYGPIITGHAHPHITKAIQEQAAKGVLFGTPTELEIEFSKKLRDAIPSLEKIRFVNSGTEAVMTTIRVARAYTKRNKIIKFAGSYHGHSDLVLVAAGSGPSQLGSPDSAGVPESVAREVITVPFNDINAYKEAIEFWGDEIAAVLVEPIVGNFGMVMPQPGFLEEVNEISHNNGTLVIYDEVITAFRFHYGAAQDLLGVIPDLTAFGKIVGGGLPIGGYGGRQDIMEQVAPLGPAYQAGTMAGNPLSMKAGIALLEVLEQDGVYEKLDSLGQQLEEGLLKLIEKHNITATINRIYGSLTLYFTDEKVTHYDQVEHSDGEAFGKFFKLMLNQGINLAPSKFEAWFLTTEHTEEDIKQTLKAADYAFSQMK, from the coding sequence ATGAATTTTAGTGAAAGTGAACGTTTACAACAACTTTCAAACGAATATATTCTAGGCGGTGTCAATTCCCCTTCTCGTTCTTATAAAGCTGTAGGAGGCGGTGCACCTGTTGTTATGAAAGAAGGACACGGTGCATATTTATATGATGTCGATGGCAATAAATTTATTGATTACCTTCAAGCATACGGTCCAATTATTACGGGGCATGCACATCCTCATATTACTAAAGCAATTCAAGAACAAGCTGCTAAAGGTGTTTTATTTGGTACACCGACTGAATTAGAAATTGAATTCAGCAAAAAATTACGTGATGCAATTCCATCTCTTGAGAAAATTCGCTTTGTAAATTCTGGAACAGAAGCAGTCATGACAACAATTCGTGTTGCACGTGCATATACTAAAAGAAATAAAATTATAAAATTTGCTGGATCTTATCATGGCCATTCTGATTTAGTATTGGTTGCAGCAGGTAGCGGCCCATCTCAGCTCGGTTCTCCAGACTCAGCTGGTGTTCCAGAAAGCGTCGCACGTGAAGTCATTACTGTACCTTTCAATGATATTAACGCCTATAAAGAAGCAATTGAATTTTGGGGTGATGAAATTGCCGCAGTATTAGTAGAACCAATTGTTGGTAACTTTGGAATGGTAATGCCTCAACCTGGATTTTTAGAAGAGGTTAATGAAATTTCACATAACAATGGGACCCTAGTGATTTATGATGAAGTAATTACTGCATTCCGTTTCCATTACGGTGCCGCTCAAGATTTATTAGGTGTTATCCCTGATTTAACTGCATTTGGTAAAATTGTTGGCGGTGGTTTACCAATTGGAGGCTATGGTGGACGTCAAGATATTATGGAACAAGTAGCACCTCTAGGACCTGCATATCAAGCTGGTACAATGGCTGGTAACCCGTTATCTATGAAAGCAGGTATTGCATTACTCGAAGTACTAGAACAAGACGGTGTTTATGAAAAATTAGACAGCTTAGGCCAACAACTAGAAGAAGGTTTACTTAAATTAATCGAAAAACATAATATCACAGCTACAATTAATCGTATTTATGGATCTTTAACATTGTACTTTACAGATGAAAAAGTCACACATTATGATCAAGTTGAACATTCTGACGGCGAAGCGTTCGGTAAATTTTTCAAATTAATGTTAAATCAAGGTATCAATTTAGCACCTTCTAAGTTTGAAGCTTGGTTCTTAACAACTGAACATACAGAAGAAGATATTAAACAAACTTTAAAAGCTGCAGACTATGCTTTTAGTCAAATGAAATAA
- the mutY gene encoding A/G-specific adenine glycosylase has protein sequence MYQQSSFKENLIHWFDENQREMPWRQTTNPYYIWLSEVMLQQTQVKTVIDYYHRFVERFPTVEVLSQASEDEVLKYWEGLGYYSRARNFHTAIKEVHDKYEGLVPKDPDQFKALKGVGPYTQAAVMSIAYNVPLATVDGNVFRVWSRLNDDYRDIKLQSTRKSYEQELLPYVTTEAGTFNQAMMELGALICTPKNPLCLFCPVQENCEAFDKGTFEKLPVKSKNVSKKVIEQSVFLIRNNQGQYLLQKRSEKLLHGMWQFPMFESEHARRKMTEKIGHDIQPVETPIFELKHQFTHLTWKIKVYAVSGAINIETLPDDMIWFDLSDRDQYTFPVPMSKIYQFING, from the coding sequence ATGTATCAGCAGTCTAGTTTTAAAGAAAATTTGATACACTGGTTTGATGAAAATCAAAGAGAAATGCCATGGCGACAAACGACCAATCCGTACTATATTTGGTTAAGTGAGGTCATGTTACAACAGACACAAGTTAAAACAGTTATTGACTATTATCATCGTTTTGTTGAACGATTTCCAACTGTGGAAGTTTTGAGTCAAGCTTCGGAAGATGAAGTGTTAAAGTATTGGGAAGGCTTAGGATATTATAGTAGAGCTCGAAATTTTCATACGGCGATTAAAGAAGTTCATGATAAATATGAAGGCTTAGTTCCCAAAGATCCTGATCAATTTAAAGCGTTAAAAGGTGTTGGCCCATACACACAAGCTGCAGTAATGAGCATTGCATATAATGTACCACTAGCAACTGTAGACGGAAATGTTTTTCGAGTATGGTCTAGATTGAATGATGACTATCGAGATATTAAATTACAATCGACGAGGAAATCGTACGAACAAGAATTATTACCGTATGTTACTACAGAAGCTGGAACGTTTAATCAAGCTATGATGGAATTAGGGGCGTTAATTTGTACACCAAAAAATCCATTATGCTTATTTTGTCCAGTTCAAGAAAACTGTGAGGCATTTGATAAAGGTACATTTGAAAAGTTACCTGTTAAATCTAAAAATGTAAGTAAAAAAGTAATTGAGCAATCCGTCTTTTTAATTAGAAATAATCAAGGTCAATATCTGTTGCAAAAGCGTAGCGAAAAATTATTGCATGGTATGTGGCAATTTCCTATGTTTGAAAGTGAGCATGCTAGACGTAAAATGACTGAAAAAATCGGTCATGACATTCAACCAGTAGAAACACCTATTTTTGAGTTGAAGCATCAATTTACTCATTTAACATGGAAGATTAAAGTATACGCCGTTTCAGGAGCAATTAACATTGAAACATTACCAGATGACATGATTTGGTTTGATTTAAGTGATCGAGATCAATATACATTCCCTGTACCTATGTCAAAGATTTATCAATTTATAAATGGGTAA
- the bcp gene encoding thioredoxin-dependent thiol peroxidase: MLQKGEQFPIFKLENQDGTVITNDTLKGKKAIIYFYPRDNTPTCTTEACDFRDNLEMFNDLDVAVYGISGDSKKKHQNFIEKHGLNFDLLVDEDFKLAKETGVYQLKKSFGKESMGIVRTTFIIDEQGKVLDVIEKVKVKTQIEELKNILG, from the coding sequence ATGTTGCAAAAAGGAGAACAATTTCCAATATTTAAATTAGAAAATCAAGACGGAACTGTCATTACAAATGATACATTAAAAGGTAAAAAGGCGATTATATATTTTTATCCTAGAGATAATACACCTACTTGTACCACAGAAGCTTGTGACTTTAGAGACAATTTAGAAATGTTCAATGATTTAGATGTTGCAGTATATGGTATAAGCGGTGATTCAAAGAAAAAACACCAAAATTTTATTGAGAAACACGGATTGAATTTCGATTTATTAGTAGATGAAGATTTTAAATTAGCTAAAGAAACTGGCGTATATCAGTTAAAAAAATCATTTGGCAAAGAAAGTATGGGCATTGTAAGAACGACTTTTATAATAGATGAACAAGGTAAAGTATTAGATGTTATCGAGAAGGTTAAGGTTAAAACACAAATAGAAGAACTTAAAAACATTTTGGGGTGA
- a CDS encoding SAV1866 family putative multidrug efflux ABC transporter, with protein sequence MIKRYLQFVKPYKYRIFATIIVGIIKFGIPMLIPLLIKYAIDGVINNHALTTDEKVHHLTIAIGIALFIFVIVRPPIEFIRQYLAQWTSNKILYDIRKKLYNHLQALSARFYANNQVGQVISRVINDVEQTKDFILTGLMNIWLDCITIIIALSIMFFLDVKLTLAALFIFPFYILTVYVFFGRLRKLTRERSQALAEVQGFLHERVQGISVVKSFAIEDNEAKNFDKKNTNFLTRALKHTRWNAYSFAAINTVTDIGPIIVIGVGAYLAISGSITVGTLAAFVGYLELLFGPLRRLVASFTTLTQSFASMDRVFQLIDEDYDIKNGVGAQPIEIKQGRIDIDHVSFQYNDNEAPILKDINLSIEKGETVAFVGMSGGGKSTLINLIPRFYDVTSGQILIDGHNIKDFLTGSLRNQIGLVQQDNILFSDTVKENILLGRPTATDEEVVEAAKMANAHDFIMNLPQGYDTEVGERGVKLSGGQKQRLSIARIFLNNPPILILDEATSALDLESESIIQEALDVLSKDRTTLIVAHRLSTITHADKIVVIENGHIVETGTHRELIAKQGAYEHLYSIQNL encoded by the coding sequence ATGATTAAACGATATTTGCAATTTGTTAAGCCATACAAATATCGTATTTTTGCAACGATTATTGTTGGGATAATTAAGTTTGGTATACCAATGCTTATACCACTATTAATTAAATATGCAATAGATGGCGTGATTAATAACCACGCACTAACGACTGATGAAAAAGTTCATCATTTAACTATTGCCATTGGTATCGCATTATTTATTTTTGTAATAGTGAGACCACCAATTGAATTTATACGTCAATATTTGGCGCAATGGACAAGTAATAAAATATTGTATGATATACGTAAAAAGTTATACAACCATTTACAAGCTTTAAGTGCGAGATTTTATGCTAATAATCAAGTAGGTCAAGTAATATCTAGAGTGATTAATGATGTTGAACAAACAAAAGATTTCATTTTAACCGGGTTAATGAATATTTGGTTAGATTGTATAACAATTATTATTGCACTATCCATAATGTTCTTTTTAGATGTGAAATTGACTTTAGCAGCACTGTTTATCTTCCCATTTTACATTTTAACGGTGTACGTTTTCTTTGGAAGATTAAGAAAATTGACACGTGAAAGATCTCAAGCATTAGCTGAGGTTCAAGGATTCTTGCATGAACGTGTTCAAGGTATTTCAGTCGTTAAAAGTTTTGCGATTGAAGACAATGAAGCGAAAAACTTTGATAAAAAGAATACTAATTTCCTAACACGTGCGTTGAAACATACAAGATGGAATGCCTATTCCTTTGCCGCAATTAATACAGTTACAGATATTGGACCAATTATTGTCATCGGTGTTGGTGCATATCTTGCTATTTCTGGATCAATCACAGTAGGTACACTTGCAGCATTTGTTGGATACTTAGAGTTATTGTTCGGGCCTTTACGTCGTTTAGTCGCATCATTTACAACTTTAACGCAAAGTTTTGCTTCAATGGACCGTGTATTCCAATTAATTGATGAAGATTATGACATCAAAAATGGTGTTGGTGCTCAACCTATTGAAATTAAACAAGGTCGTATTGATATTGATCATGTTAGTTTTCAATATAACGATAACGAAGCTCCAATTTTAAAAGATATTAATTTGAGTATTGAAAAAGGAGAAACAGTTGCTTTCGTAGGTATGAGTGGTGGTGGTAAATCAACATTAATTAACTTAATACCGAGATTTTACGATGTAACTTCTGGGCAAATTTTAATAGATGGTCACAACATTAAAGATTTTTTAACGGGAAGTTTAAGAAATCAAATAGGATTGGTGCAACAGGATAATATTTTATTCTCTGATACAGTTAAGGAAAATATTTTACTTGGTCGTCCAACAGCAACAGATGAAGAAGTAGTTGAAGCGGCGAAAATGGCTAATGCACATGACTTTATTATGAACTTGCCACAGGGATATGACACTGAAGTAGGTGAACGAGGTGTTAAATTATCAGGTGGTCAAAAACAAAGATTATCGATTGCTAGAATATTTTTAAATAATCCGCCAATTCTTATCTTGGATGAAGCAACAAGTGCACTTGATTTAGAAAGTGAATCCATTATTCAAGAAGCATTAGATGTGTTGAGTAAAGATCGAACGACACTTATCGTAGCGCATCGCTTGTCCACTATTACACATGCTGACAAAATTGTCGTAATTGAAAATGGACATATTGTTGAAACAGGTACGCATCGTGAATTGATTGCAAAACAAGGTGCTTACGAGCATTTATATAGCATTCAAAACTTATAA
- the perR gene encoding peroxide-responsive transcriptional repressor PerR, producing the protein MSVEIESIEHELEESIASLRQAGVRITPQRQAILRYLISSHTHPTADEIYQALSPDFPNISVATIYNNLRVFKDIGIVKELTYGDSSSRFDFNTHNHYHIICEQCGKIVDFQYPQLNEIERLAQHMTDFDVTHHRMEIYGVCKECQDK; encoded by the coding sequence ATGAGTGTTGAAATAGAATCAATTGAACATGAACTAGAAGAATCAATTGCATCATTGCGACAAGCAGGCGTAAGAATTACACCTCAAAGACAAGCAATATTACGTTATTTAATTTCTTCACATACTCATCCAACAGCTGATGAAATTTATCAAGCACTTTCACCTGATTTTCCAAATATAAGTGTTGCGACAATATATAATAACTTAAGAGTGTTTAAAGATATTGGAATTGTAAAAGAATTAACATATGGAGACTCATCAAGTCGATTCGACTTTAATACACATAATCATTATCATATTATATGTGAACAATGTGGTAAGATTGTTGATTTTCAATATCCACAGTTAAATGAAATTGAAAGATTAGCTCAGCATATGACTGACTTTGACGTAACACATCATCGAATGGAAATTTATGGAGTTTGTAAAGAATGCCAAGATAAATAA
- a CDS encoding DUF402 domain-containing protein: protein MVRESIPKEGENIKIQSYKHDGKIHRVWSETTILKGTDHVVIGGNDHTLVTESDGRTWITREPAIVYFHSEYWFNVICMFREDGIYYYCNLSSPFVCDEEALKYIDYDLDIKVYPNGKYHLLDEDEYEQHMNQMNYPHDIDIILRRNVDILQQWIEQKKGPFAPDFIKVWKERYKKIRQY from the coding sequence ATGGTCAGAGAATCCATACCTAAAGAAGGGGAAAACATTAAAATTCAGAGTTATAAACATGATGGTAAGATTCATCGCGTTTGGTCTGAAACAACAATATTAAAGGGTACTGATCATGTTGTCATTGGTGGAAATGATCATACGTTAGTGACTGAAAGTGACGGAAGAACTTGGATAACACGTGAACCGGCAATTGTTTACTTTCACTCAGAATATTGGTTTAATGTTATCTGCATGTTTAGAGAAGATGGAATTTATTACTATTGCAATTTGTCATCACCATTTGTTTGTGATGAAGAGGCATTAAAATATATAGACTATGATTTAGATATTAAAGTATATCCAAACGGAAAGTATCATTTATTAGATGAAGATGAATATGAGCAACATATGAATCAAATGAATTATCCGCATGATATTGATATTATTTTAAGACGCAACGTGGACATTCTTCAACAATGGATAGAACAGAAGAAGGGCCCATTCGCGCCAGATTTTATCAAAGTTTGGAAAGAACGTTACAAAAAAATTAGACAGTATTAA
- a CDS encoding aromatic acid exporter family protein: MRLGARIFKTGIAIILAMSIASLLPDDVGLKALAGVSAVVAMQPSIYRSFKTVSDQALGNIIGAILSVTMVTIFSDNFIIMGVTVIVLIAILFKFNLAHVATLASVTALIIMGQHTGSFYITAFYRFVLVMIGVISSSLVNFVFLPPKFETKIYYNSLNISSDIFMWFKLVLNDTTEFNNIKQDSHNLKQRVEKLEKIYDYYSEERPITKKHIHQQNRKKILFREVVQTTRQAYEVLNKLSRYQNDLYLLNNNFLLQIKLDLDSLTAFHEQILASLSKKARYNVTHVDYELDNPQKKDLLSTFQHELINHPYQTEYSFANVMQIVAAIEEYRHHLEHLDRIRISFFTYHRSDADIEIVEEDFDL, from the coding sequence TTGAGACTAGGAGCTCGGATTTTTAAAACTGGTATAGCCATTATTTTAGCTATGTCTATCGCTTCTTTACTACCGGATGATGTTGGTCTGAAAGCCTTAGCTGGTGTCAGTGCTGTTGTTGCAATGCAACCTAGTATTTATCGTTCATTTAAAACAGTTTCTGATCAAGCATTGGGTAACATTATAGGTGCCATACTATCTGTTACAATGGTAACAATTTTTAGTGATAATTTTATCATTATGGGTGTTACCGTCATAGTACTTATTGCTATTTTATTTAAATTTAATTTAGCACATGTTGCTACTTTGGCGAGTGTAACAGCATTAATCATTATGGGACAACATACCGGTTCTTTCTATATTACCGCCTTTTACAGGTTTGTACTTGTAATGATTGGTGTCATAAGTTCATCTCTAGTTAACTTTGTGTTTCTACCACCTAAATTTGAAACAAAAATTTACTATAATTCATTAAATATATCCTCAGATATTTTTATGTGGTTTAAATTAGTATTAAATGATACGACGGAGTTTAATAATATTAAACAAGATAGTCATAATTTAAAACAACGTGTCGAAAAGTTAGAGAAAATTTATGATTACTATAGCGAAGAACGTCCTATTACAAAAAAACATATTCACCAACAGAATAGAAAGAAAATACTTTTCAGAGAAGTAGTTCAGACGACTAGACAAGCTTATGAAGTATTAAACAAATTGTCGCGTTATCAAAACGACTTATATTTACTTAATAACAATTTCCTATTACAAATCAAATTAGATTTAGATTCATTAACTGCTTTTCACGAGCAAATTTTAGCTAGCCTTTCTAAAAAAGCACGTTATAATGTGACACATGTTGATTATGAGTTAGATAATCCGCAGAAAAAAGATTTATTGTCCACATTTCAGCATGAGTTAATAAATCATCCTTATCAAACGGAATATTCGTTTGCCAATGTTATGCAAATTGTTGCAGCCATCGAAGAGTATCGACACCATTTAGAGCATTTAGACCGCATAAGAATTAGCTTTTTCACATATCATAGATCTGATGCAGACATTGAAATTGTTGAAGAAGACTTTGATTTATAA
- a CDS encoding phosphoglycerate dehydrogenase yields the protein MKVVGLNRMREVETELQQRFSDLDFKFYKKASEIPESDLADLDILVGYDGGINEAFLRRCPNLKWIAWFATGVNTLPLDYIADHGILLTNGKGVQAKQLSEYILAFILDDYKKMKLSYDNQRQHIYDSKITGKRLSGQTVLFLGTGAIATRTAKLAKAFNMNLIGLSKSGQNKDEFDEIYTIESLESTLPNADIIINALPETQETIHLLKKKHFELMKDEALFINIGRGSIVKEALLIEVLKSKVIRHAYLDVFENEPLKPNHELYELDNVTITAHITGNDYEAKYDLLDIFKNNLVNFLNKNGLIENEVDAKKGY from the coding sequence ATGAAAGTTGTTGGGTTAAATCGTATGCGTGAAGTTGAAACTGAATTACAACAACGCTTTTCAGATTTAGATTTTAAATTTTATAAAAAAGCATCAGAAATACCTGAGAGCGACTTGGCTGATTTAGATATATTAGTTGGTTATGATGGCGGTATCAATGAGGCATTTTTACGACGTTGCCCGAATTTAAAATGGATTGCATGGTTTGCAACGGGTGTAAATACATTGCCGTTAGATTATATTGCAGATCACGGCATACTTTTAACTAATGGAAAAGGTGTTCAAGCTAAACAATTATCTGAATACATTTTAGCTTTCATTTTAGATGATTATAAAAAGATGAAACTATCATATGATAACCAACGACAACATATATATGATTCGAAAATAACTGGTAAACGCCTATCAGGACAAACAGTTTTATTTTTAGGTACAGGTGCAATTGCTACTAGAACTGCGAAGTTAGCAAAGGCTTTTAATATGAATTTAATTGGTCTGAGCAAGTCAGGTCAGAACAAAGATGAGTTTGACGAGATATATACTATCGAATCACTTGAAAGCACATTACCAAATGCTGACATTATTATAAATGCTTTACCAGAAACGCAAGAAACGATTCATTTACTAAAGAAAAAACATTTTGAATTAATGAAAGATGAAGCACTTTTTATAAATATAGGACGAGGTAGCATAGTTAAAGAAGCGCTCTTAATAGAAGTATTAAAAAGTAAAGTTATTCGACATGCATATTTAGATGTGTTTGAAAATGAACCTTTGAAACCTAATCATGAATTATATGAATTGGATAATGTAACTATAACAGCGCATATAACTGGTAATGATTATGAAGCAAAGTATGACTTATTAGATATTTTTAAAAACAATCTAGTTAATTTTCTCAATAAGAATGGTCTAATTGAGAATGAAGTTGATGCTAAAAAAGGCTATTAA